The Cucurbita pepo subsp. pepo cultivar mu-cu-16 chromosome LG08, ASM280686v2, whole genome shotgun sequence genome contains a region encoding:
- the LOC111799966 gene encoding serine/threonine-protein phosphatase 4 regulatory subunit 3-like isoform X2: MLARDFFRKLMNLFRICEDLENSDGLHMIFKIIRGIVLLNSPQIFEKIFHDDLIMDIIGSLEYDPEVPHTQQFRNFLKEHVVFKEAIRIKSPAVLSKIHQTYRVGYLKDVVLARMLDDSMVANLNSIIHANNVLVVTSLKDDSTFIQELFARLRSPSTPDDSKKDLVYFLHEFCSVSKSLQMAMQLRLFRDLMNEGIFDIITDVLQSPDKKLVLTGTDILILFLNQDPNLLRTHVAQQEGFPLFGLLIKGMVTDFGDNMHCQFLEILRNLLDTYALPGIQRDTIVEIFYEKHLGQLIDIITASCPTEGLQSGKNIEDADGRLGDTNGVKPEILSNICELLCFCVLQHPYRIKSNFLQNNKIEKVVLLTQRKEKYLVVAAVRFIRTVLSRHDEHLINYFVKNNTLKPIIDVFVANGSRYNLLNSAVLELLEYIKKENLKLLVIHIIDSFWNQLSRFENLSSIQALKVKYDQCLENCEMKGTLNTSDPRKRNDERAPEKEEDDYFNGDSDEEDTASASVARKQNEQSQPGLSNGVTTNCPPVSLRSGGLVDYEDDEDDEDYRPPQRKQPDTSDKDIEIMEVLWHKRKLAPQEEPEIVKKQRLVRKHKPKDGVLASLCTTLSQAVLPGKKTTNATETSSCTPYENKSSVKESHETNPAIPSGSSDGSSSNSDEENRRENKSTASKGYSNSSVLHVTSENQQLGGDDYPLIPTKSSPEMTVNGSIS, encoded by the exons ATGTTGGCG CGAGATTTTTTCAGAAAGCTGATGAACCTTTTCCGAATCTGTGAAGATTTGGAAAATTCCGATGGTCTTCacatgatatttaaaataattagaggAATTG TTTTACTCAACAGTCCGCAAATCTTCGAGAAAATATTCCACGACGATCTTATTATGGATATTATCGGTTCTCTTGAGT ACGATCCCGAGGTTCCACATACTCAACAATTTCGTAATTTCTTGAAAGAGCATGTTGTATTTAAGGAG GCTATTCGCATTAAGAGCCCCGCAGTTCTGTCAAAAATACACCAGACATATAGAGTTGGTTATTTAAAG GATGTTGTTTTGGCACGAATGTTGGATGACTCCATGGTTGCTAATCTGAATTCCATAATTCATGCCAACAATGTGCTT GTTGTTACTTCTTTGAAGGACGACAGTACCTTTATTCAGGAATTGTTTGCTAGGTTGAGATCACCCTCCACACCTGACGACTCAAAAAAGGACTTG GTTTATTTTCTGCACGAGTTTTGTAGCGTAAGCAAAAGCCTCCAAATGGCAATGCAGCTTCGGTTGTTCAg GGACCTTATGAATGAAGGTATCTTTGACATCATTACGGATGTCTTGCAGAGTCCAGACAAAAAGCTTGTCTTAACAGG GACAGATATCctcattcttttcttgaatCAGGATCCAAATCTTTTGCGTACTCATGTTGCTCAACAGGAAGGATTTCCACTGTTTGGACTTCTG ATTAAAGGTATGGTAACAGATTTTGGGGACAACATGCACTGCCAGTTTCTTGAAATTCTTCGCAATCTATTGGATACCTATGCATTACCTGGAATCCAG AGAGATACAATTGTTGAGATTTTCTATGAGAAGCATTTGGGCCAATTAATAGACATCATAACAGCATCATGTCCTACAGAAGGTTTGCAATCAGGCAAGAACATTGAAGACGCCGATGGAAGACTGGGAGATACGAATGGCGTGAAGCCTGAGATTCTGTCGAATATATGCGAATTACTTTGCTTTTGTGTgcttcaacacccttatagaataaa GTCTAATTTTCTCCAAAATAATAAGATAGAAAAAGTGGTGTTGTTAACACAACGGAAGGAAAAGTACTTGGTTGTTGCTGCAGTTCGATTTATTCGTACTGTTCTTTCGCGCCAT GATGAACATctgataaattattttgtcaaGAATAACACTCTCAAACCTATCATAGATGTATTTGTTGCTAATGGAAGTCGGTATAATCTGCTAAATTCTGCTGTTTTAGAACTTCTCGAGTATATAAAGAAG gaaaatttgaagttattgGTTATACATATAATTGATTCCTTCTGGAATCAGTTGTCccgatttgaaaatttgtctTCCATTCAAgctttaaaagttaaatatgaTCAG TGCCTTGAAAATTGTGAAATGAAAGGCACTTTGAACACATCAGATCCTCGAAAAAGAAATGACGAGCGTGCTCCTGAGAAAGAAGAGGACGACTATTTTAATGGGGACAG TGATGAAGAGGATACTGCATCTGCATCTGTTGCTCGAAAACAGAACGAACAATCTCAACCTGGTTTATCCAATGGTGTTACCACAAATTGCCCACCAGTAAG TCTTAGGTCAGGTGGTCTAGTTGATTACGAGGACGATGAAGACGATGAAGACTACAGACCACCCCAGAGAAAACAACCCGACACTTCAGACAAAGACATTGAAATAATGGAAGTCCTCTGGCATAAGCGGAAGTTGGCTCCTCAAGAGGAACCTGAGATAGTTAAGAAGCAACGGCTGGTTAGGAAGCACAAGCCAAAAGATGGTGTACTTGCTTCCTTGTGTACCACACTGAGTCAGGCCGTCTTACCTGGTAAGAAGACAACAAACGCTACCGAGACTAGTTCGTGCACGCCTTATGAGAACAAAAGCTCAGTCAAAGAAAGTCATGAGACAAATCCTGCTATTCCTAGCGGCTCTTCTGATGGCAGTAGCAGCAATTCTGATGAGGAAAATCGCAGGGAAAACAAATCTACAGCTTCTAAAGGTTACTCCAACAGTAGTGTCTTGCATGTTACTTCAGAAAACCAACAATTGGGCGGGGACGACTATCCATTGATACCAACAAAATCATCGCCCGAAATGACTGTGAACGGATCGATAAGTTAG